From Streptomyces durmitorensis, a single genomic window includes:
- a CDS encoding Tad domain-containing protein, with amino-acid sequence MRRAAPRLHPGLRDWTTSRRERLDDRGSGAGAVIIFALVFLSLSAFVIDGGLSISKRERAADIAEQAARYAAQDIDREGIYEGAKGAPINYENCGARAQTFARELGMSGPDVAATHCVTANANQVEVEVQMTYSPVFVGMFYGGDVTVRGRAVAENEVG; translated from the coding sequence GTGAGAAGGGCCGCCCCACGTCTGCACCCAGGTCTACGTGACTGGACCACATCCCGCCGCGAGCGCCTCGACGACCGCGGCTCGGGCGCCGGAGCCGTCATCATCTTCGCGCTCGTCTTCCTCTCGCTCTCGGCCTTCGTCATCGACGGCGGCCTGTCGATCTCCAAGCGGGAGCGAGCCGCCGACATAGCGGAACAGGCAGCGCGCTACGCGGCACAGGACATCGACCGCGAGGGCATCTACGAGGGCGCCAAGGGCGCACCCATCAACTACGAGAACTGCGGCGCACGGGCGCAGACGTTCGCCCGGGAACTGGGCATGAGCGGCCCGGACGTGGCGGCGACGCACTGCGTGACGGCGAACGCGAACCAGGTCGAGGTCGAGGTACAGATGACCTACAGCCCGGTGTTCGTCGGGATGTTCTACGGCGGGGACGTGACGGTGCGGGGGCGGGCGGTCGCGGAGAACGAGGTCGGCTGA